A single Anopheles funestus chromosome 2RL, idAnoFuneDA-416_04, whole genome shotgun sequence DNA region contains:
- the LOC125761858 gene encoding transient receptor potential channel pyrexia-like: protein MDNYGFKDSDSTPPTTTPVRPPRIFRTVSCIENGSIKFPRLTARFNASTTKDARPQAMDPEAAIVEPAVIENGLHIDTNSKPTIMQNTVPNVTGGTGSSSADDHNKSATVNESSTVTNSSTKTTTPHSSGTAPANGRKSHIDSYEYMEVGPSPPAEGAPNLYDSYDESYSESSAQLCNDIIRVSLTEQMRLAGGRVTLLESFELEPTLDATAIEQLLCKTPIPPSASPATTTKAVGSSNNVAASGGQQFEKNICFLWAAFLRKFHLLEQCVQLGADINFCDTNGLTALHLASFSDCTECCAFLIHRGLDVNLQPKWYTPLHCAAFGNSLAAAELLITNGARIDVPTNKQHCEESLLHCAVRSNATECLRFFIAHGSNVNALERNGTNPIHLAADLGHAQCLAALLECPDADPNVRIQQGDKQMTALHLAADEGNLDCVTQLLARGADVRARNHRGFTPLHLAARSGSADCVEALLKLGGCDPNMADFDQRTALHAAVSKSDTAVEMLETLITWGANVNQRDMYGFTALHLAALDALGPCVETLLYHGADVTMKSRKGTSALNIISRKTPASLGVIQCKLDAAITLTHSQDSSSREVELELDFRSILQHCHPREISYLNTFVDDGQKEFLQHPLCSAFLTIKWNKIRKYYIARLLFCFTFVLFLTLYVLTVLAHNCYNGSKDMKETIQEQELCQKQSIFGDMLRNNPFVMEMQWIVLVAITIIEVCRKIFGVTGYSSLKHYVTQTENAIEWFIIVSVFVISHVYTKRTYTWQNHVGAFAVLLGWTNLMLMIGQLPVFGAYVAMYTKVQVEFAKLFMAYSCMLIGFTISFCVIFPSSSSFANPFMGFITVLVMMTGEQDLELLINDPDGKDPPFLLEISAQITFILFLLFVTVILMNLLIGIAVHDIQGLKKTAGLSKLVRQTKLISYIESALFNGWLPNWLRNLLYYTALVSPQAYRVVLSVKPLNPGETRLPRDIMMAAYEVAKQKKHYTRKGISTVRRNLSYEPPKGSTAMNGMRPKLYDRSDSSFTIPGNRRNPNGGIGLTSANSDHTAKFGYVYDTPTLYGLSNKLDEHSDYIGSIATEIAELRSSVEENQQMLRQMLQLLSKSPKHNVQPN, encoded by the exons ATGGACAATTATGGCTTTAAAGATAGTGATAGTACACCACCCACGACAACGCCGGTACGACCTCCTAGAATATTTCGAACAGTAAGCTGCATTGAGAATGGTTCCATCAAATTTCCACGCCTGACTGCCAG ATTTAATGCATCAACTACTAAGGATGCAAGACCGCAAGCGATGGATCCAGAGGCCGCCATAGTTGAACCTGCCGTGATCGAAAACGGTCTACACATTGATACCAACAGCAAGCCAACGATTATGCAAAATACTGTGCCCAATGTGACTGGAGGAACTGGTTCCTCTTCAGCTGATGATCATAACAAATCTGCAACGGTCAATGAAAGCTCTACCGTCACTAATTCTAgtaccaaaacaacaacgccACATAGTAGTGGAACCGCTCCGGCGAATGGACGTAAATCGCACATTGATAGTTACGAGTATATGGAGGTAGGGCCGTCACCGCCTGCCGAAGGTGCCCCCAATCTTTACGATAGCTACGATGAAAGTTATTCCGAATCTAGTGCCCAACTCTGCAATGACATCATTCGCGTGTCTCTTACTGAGCAGATGCGTCTGGCTGGTGGCCGAGTGACACTGCTCGAGAGCTTCGAACTCGAACCTACACTTGATGCCACGGCCATCGAACAGTTGCTGTGTAAAACACCAATACCACCGTCCGCGAGTCCAGCAACCACCACGAAAGCGGTTGGCTCTTCCAACAACGTTGCAGCCAGCGGAGGACAACAGTTTGAGAAAAATATCTGCTTTCTGTGGGCGGCTTTTTTACGAAAGTTCCATCTCCTTGAGCAGTGTGTTCAACTTGGGGCTGATATTAACTTCTGCGACACTAACGGTTTGACCGCGCTTCATCTCGCATCGTTCAGCGATTGTACCGAATGCTGTGCGTTTCTGATTCATCGTGGACTTGATGTTAACTTACAGCCCAAATGGTACACACCGCTACATTGTGCCGCTTTCGGTAACTCACTAGCGGCCGCTGAGCTGCTAATTACAAACGGTGCTCGCATAGACGTGCCAACAAACAAGCAGCATTGCGAGGAATCGCTTTTGCATTGTGCCGTAAGATCAAATGCTACCGAATGTCTTCGATTCTTTATCGCCCACGGCTCGAATGTGAATGCACTGGAACGGAATGGCACAAATCCAATCCATCTGGCCGCTGATCTCGGCCATGCCCAGTGTCTCGCTGCACTGCTTGAATGCCCAGATGCCGATCCAAATGTGCGTATACAGCAAGGTGATAAGCAGATGACCGCATTACATCTTGCCGCTGACGAAGGTAACTTAGACTGTGTAACTCAACTGTTAGCACGCGGAGCTGATGTCCGAGCGCGAAACCATCGTGGCTTTACACCACTGCATCTAGCGGCCCGCAGTGGAAGTGCCGACTGCGTCGAGGCACTATTAAAGCTTGGTGGCTGTGATCCAAATATGGCCGATTTTGACCAACGAACGGCACTACACGCCGCGGTCAGTAAATCCGATACTGCGGTGGAGATGCTTGAAACACTCATCACATGGGGTGCTAACGTCAACCAACGGGATATGTATGGATTCACGGCACTGCATCTTGCGGCACTGGACGCATTAGGCCCTTGTGTCGAAACGCTGCTTTATCACGGCGCTGATGTGACGATGAAATCGCGCAAAGGAACAAGCGCTCTCAACATCATCAGCCGTAAAACGCCGGCATCGCTCGGTGTCATACAATGCAAGCTGGACGCAGCGATCACGCTAACGCATTCGCAAGATTCATCCAGCCGGGAGGTGGAATTGGAACTTGACTTTCGCAGCATTCTGCAGCATTGCCATCCGAGGGAAATCAGCTACCTAAATACGTTTGTGGATGATGGACAAAAGGAATTTCTACAACATCCACTGTGCTCAGCCTTCCTGACCATCAAATGGAACAAAATACGCAAATACTATATCGCGCGAttgctgttttgctttacATTTGTGCTGTTTCTAACACTGTACGTACTCACGGTGCTAGCGCACAACTGTTACAACGGCAGCAAGGACATGAAGGAAACGATACAGGAACAGGAGCTCTGTCAAAAGCAGTCTATCTTTGGAGACATGTTGCGGAATAATCCGTTCGTGATGGAAATGCAGTGGATTGTGTTGGTGGCAATAACGATCATTGAGGTCTGTCGCAAGATTTTTGGTGTTACCGGATACTCCTCACTGAAACACTACGTCACTCAGACAGAAAATGCAATCGAATGGTTTATCATAGTGAGCGTATTCGTTATCTCGCATGTTTACACCAAGCGGACCTACACATGGCAGAATCATGTCGGAGCTTTTGCAGTACTTCTTGGTTGGACCAACCTAATGCTTATGATTGGACAGTTGCCCGTTTTTGGTGCCTATGTCGCCATGTACACCAAGGTGCAGGTTGAATTTGCCAAACTGTTCATGGCATATTCGTGTATGTTAATAGGCTTCACGATCagtttttgtgtaattttcccaTCATCCTCCTCGTTCGCAAATCCCTTCATGGGATTTATCACGGTGCTAGTAATGATGACGGGCGAACAAGATCTGGAACTACTGATCAATGATCCCGATGGTAAAGATCCACCGTTTCTGCTTGAGATCAGTGCGCAGATTACCTTTATATTGTTTCTGCTGTTTGTCACAGTAATTCTGATGAACCTGCTCATTGGTATTGCTGTGCATGACATACAAGGATTGAAAAAAACGGCCGGCTTATCCAAATTAGTTCGTCAGACGAAACTAATATCGTATATCGAATCGGCCCTTTTTAATGGTTGGTTACCAAACTGGTTGCGCAATTTGCTTTACTACACAGCGCTCGTTTCGCCACAAGCTTACCGTGTGGTGCTGAGCGTCAAACCACTGAACCCCGGAGAAACAAGACTCCCGCGAGACATTATGATGGCAGCGTACGAGGTGGCGAAGCAAAAGAAGCACTACACGAGAAAAGGTATCTCTACGGTACGTCGTAACTTATCGTACGAACCACCAAAAGGGTCGACGGCAATGAACGGAATGCGGCCTAAATTGTACGATCGCTCTGATAGTAGCTTCACTATACCCGGAAATAGACGGAACCCTAACGGTGGAATAGGGCTAACTTCTGCAAACAGTGATCATACTGCAAAATTCGGATACGTTTACGATACGCCGACCTTGTATGGCCTCAGCAATAAGTTAGACGAACACAGTGACTACATTGGTAGCATTGCAACAGAGATCGCAGAGTTGCGATCATCGGTAGAGGAAAACCAGCAGATGCTGCGCCAGATGCTTCAGTTGTTAAGCAAGAGTCCAAAACACAACGTTCAACCGAACTAA
- the LOC125761867 gene encoding probable glutamine--tRNA ligase produces the protein MEHLVSLGLNEQKVKETLKNASLTATITRAFSYFPPGVELNSAQKPLLFQACSKIKPQSAQFLELIVKKILDHSLDTSLRVDTALEYVLANVTKATFNEADFDAACGVGIVVTPEEIEKAVETTIAKYRDDIVQQRYRFNVGKLLVEIRAALPWVDGKALKSEVDVQMFDLLGPKTEADEEKVGKKRREPPPVANVPKAATAVVPVISTSRPDGPRTMVDLMRNVDFHRPGENFKTDGYVVTSETERLLKEHLKRTGGKVRTRFPPEPNGILHIGHAKAININFAYAAANDGVCFLRYDDTNPEKEEEKFVKGIRDIVEWLGYKPYKITYSSDYFQQLYDFAVQLIKSDMAYVCHQTAEQMKGFTTEPSKWRNRPIAESLQLFEDMKNGKIDEGAATLRMKITLEEGKMDPVAYRIKFIPHHRTGTKWCIYPTYDYTHCLCDSLEDITHSLCTKEFQSRRSSYYWLCNALNIYCPVQWEYARLNVNYTVVSKRKINKLITENTVNDWDDPRLFTLSALRRKGYPAEAINNFCAQMGLTGAQTSIDPAALEASARDVLNLTAPRTMAVLEPLKITILDYPHDGPIQLSVADFPTITEKGTHMVWFDRVVYIERSDFMEHADKSFRRLTPNQPVGLKYIGSMLRVESIVRKSNSVEELICRMEQCTATEKPKAYIHWVAKPVPVEVRLYEKLFMHKNPEDSNEVPGGFLSDCATDTIRTVCGYVDTHVTNSKVYDNYQFERIGYFSVDPDSRNGQLVFNRTVTLKEDTGKMN, from the exons ATGGAGCATCTGGTTTCTCTCGGACTGAACGAGCAAAAGGTCAAGGAAACGCTTAAAAATGCCTCACTTACCGCGACTATTACACGTGCGTTCTCCTACTTCCCGCCGGGTGTAGAACTGAATTCTGCCCAAAAACCACTTCTGTTCCAGGCGTGCTCGAAGATAAAGCCGCAGAGTGCTCAGTTTTTGGAATTAATAGTCAAAAAAATCCTGGACCACAGCCTGGACACTAGTTTACGCGTGGATACGGCACTAGAGTATGTGCTAGCTAACGTCACGAAGGCCACGTTCAACGAAGCTGATTTCGATGCGGCTTGCGGTGTCGGGATAGTAGTAACGCCCGAAGAAATCGAAAAAGCTGTCGAGACAACTATCGCAAAATATCGGGATGATATCGTTCAACAGCGTTACCGGTTTAATGTTGGAAAGCTGCTTGTCGAAATTCGAGCCGCGTTGCCTTGGGTTGATGGTAAGGCGCTGAAGAGTGAAGTTGATGTTCAGATGTTCGATTTGTTAGGCCCGAAAACGGAGGCAGATGAAGAAAAAGTGGGTAAAAAACGACGCGAACCTCCTCCGGTCGCCAACGTACCAAAAGCAGCAACTGCGGTTGTTCCAGTGATTAGCACTAGTCGACCGGATGGACCGCGAACGATGGTCGACCTGATGCGAAATGTTGATTTTCATCGTCCGGGTGAGAATTTTAAAACTGACGGGTATGTCGTCACTTCCGAAACGGAGCGTTTGTTGAAAGAGCACCTGAAGCGTACTGGAGGCAAAGTGCGTACACGCTTCCCGCCGGAACCGAACGGAATTCTTCACATAGGACACGCCAAGGCTATCAACATTAACTTTGCCTATGCAGCAGCAAACGATGGCGTATGTTTCCTACGATACGACGACACTAATCcggaaaaggaagaagaaaagtttgTGAAAGGCATTCGAGACATCGTCGAATGGCTCGGATACAAACCGTATAAAATAACCTACTCGTCCGATTACTTCCAACAGCTGTATGATTTTGCCGTCCAGCTCATAAAAAGTGACATGGCATACGTGTGCCATCAAACTGCCGAACAAATGAAAGGATTTACTACGGAGCCATCGAAATGGCGCAACCGGCCCATAGCGGAAAGCTTGCAGCTTTTCGAAGATatgaagaatggaaaaatagaCGAGGGAGCCGCAACACTGCGCATGAAAATTACGCTGGAAGAGGGAAAAATGGATCCGGTAGCTTATAGGATCAAATTTATTCCACACCACCGTACCGGTACGAAGTGGTGTATCTATCCGACCTACGACTACACGCACTGCTTGTGCGACAGCCTGGAAGATATCACCCATTCGCTCTGCACGAAGGAGTTCCAATCGAGACGATCGTCATATTACTGGCTCTGCAATGCTCTGAACATATACTGTCCCGTGCAGTGGGAATATGCACGTCTTAACGTTAACTACACTGTAGTTTCGAAGCGCAAAATTAACAAGCTTATCACTGAGA ATACGGTTAACGATTGGGACGATCCAAGATTGTTCACACTGTCGGCTTTGCGGCGCAAGGGATATCCGGCCGAAGCGATAAATAATTTCTGCGCCCAGATGGGTCTGACGGGCGCGCAAACGTCCATTGATCCAGCTGCTCTCGAAGCGTCTGCCAGGGATGTGTTGAATCTAACCGCACCACGTACAATGGCAGTTCTGGAACCACTTAAGATTACGATTCTCGACTATCCTCATGATGGACCAATTCAGCTTTCGGTTGCCGATTTTCCAACCATAACCGAAAAAGGAACTCATATGGTTTGGTTCGACCGTGTGGTTTATATCGAGCGGTCTGATTTCATGGAACACGCTGACAAATCCTTCCGCCGTTTAACACCAAACCAGCCGGTTGGACTTAAATACATTGGCTCCATGTTGCGAGTGGAAAGCATTGTGCGCAAGTCGAACTCTGTGGAGGAATTGATATGCCGAATGGAGCAATGTACAGCTACAGAAAAACCGAAAGCATACATACACTGGGTAGCCAAACCAGTACCGGTAGAGGTACGTTTGTATGAGAAACTGTTCATGCATAAAAACCCCGAAGATAGTAATGAAGTTCCGGGAGGATTTTTGAGTGATTGTGCTACCGATACAATACGTACCGTGTGTGGTTACGTTGATACGCATGTGACCAACAGTAAAGTGTACGACAACTATCAGTTCGAGCGCATCGGTTACTTCTCCGTTGATCCGGACAGTAGGAACGGTCAGCTAGTTTTCAATCGTACCGTCACGCTGAAAGAGGATACGGGTAAAATGAACTAG